One window of the Brevundimonas goettingensis genome contains the following:
- a CDS encoding twin transmembrane helix small protein — protein MEMVFNILIPLSILAVAITLGFGLYSLYRGGDYARSNSNKLMRLRVALQATAVVILVAGLWWKSTHGA, from the coding sequence ATGGAAATGGTCTTCAACATCCTGATCCCGCTGTCGATCCTGGCCGTGGCGATCACCCTGGGCTTCGGTCTGTATTCGCTCTACCGGGGCGGGGACTATGCGCGGTCCAATTCCAACAAGCTGATGCGGTTGCGCGTCGCCCTGCAGGCCACGGCGGTGGTGATTCTGGTCGCCGGCCTGTGGTGGAAATCGACGCACGGGGCCTGA
- a CDS encoding electron transfer flavoprotein subunit beta/FixA family protein has product MKVLVPVKRVIDYNVKARVKADQTGVDLANVKMSMNPFDEIAVEEAVRLKEGKEHHAAGTAAEIVVVSIGVTQAQETIRTALAMGADRGILIQSDADLEPLAVAKLLKAVVEEEKPDLVLMGKQSIDGDNNAVGQMLAALLDWPQATFASKIEIAGGKATVTREVDGGLQTLAATLPAVVTVDLRLNTPRYASLPNIMKAKKKEIAVKAVADYGVDVADRLKVVKVTAPATRSAGIKVADAAELVSKLKTAGAL; this is encoded by the coding sequence ATGAAGGTACTCGTCCCCGTCAAACGGGTGATCGACTATAACGTCAAGGCCCGCGTCAAGGCGGATCAGACGGGCGTCGATCTCGCCAACGTCAAGATGAGCATGAACCCGTTCGACGAAATCGCCGTCGAAGAGGCCGTGCGCCTGAAGGAAGGCAAGGAACACCACGCCGCCGGCACCGCCGCCGAGATCGTGGTCGTCTCCATCGGCGTGACCCAGGCCCAGGAAACCATCCGCACCGCCCTGGCCATGGGCGCCGACCGCGGCATCCTGATCCAGTCGGACGCTGATCTGGAGCCTCTGGCGGTCGCCAAGCTGCTCAAGGCCGTGGTCGAGGAAGAGAAGCCCGATCTGGTCCTGATGGGCAAACAGTCGATCGACGGCGACAACAACGCCGTCGGCCAGATGCTGGCGGCCCTGCTGGACTGGCCGCAAGCCACCTTCGCCTCGAAGATCGAGATCGCCGGCGGCAAGGCGACCGTGACGCGTGAGGTCGACGGCGGCCTGCAGACCCTGGCGGCGACCCTGCCGGCGGTCGTGACCGTGGACCTGCGCCTGAACACGCCGCGCTACGCGTCCCTGCCCAACATCATGAAGGCCAAGAAGAAGGAGATCGCCGTCAAGGCGGTCGCCGACTATGGCGTGGACGTCGCCGACCGGCTGAAGGTGGTCAAGGTGACCGCCCCCGCCACCCGCTCCGCCGGGATCAAGGTGGCCGACGCCGCCGAACTCGTGTCCAAGCTCAAGACCGCAGGAGCGCTGTAA
- a CDS encoding cob(I)yrinic acid a,c-diamide adenosyltransferase, producing MVVLNKIYTRTGDAGTTGLASGTRVSKTDVRVEAYGTVDELNAVIGVARLHSGQNDRIDAMLARIQNELFDLGADLATPLDPPPKWEALRIVASQIDRLEAEIDWMNESLKALDSFILPGGSPLATYLHLARTVARRAERDAIRLVETGTPVTHEALRYLNRLSDHLFVAARRANRNGADDVKWVPGGTR from the coding sequence TTGGTTGTCCTGAACAAGATCTACACCCGCACCGGGGACGCCGGGACGACCGGCCTGGCCTCGGGCACGCGGGTGTCCAAGACCGACGTCCGGGTCGAGGCCTATGGGACGGTGGACGAGCTGAACGCCGTGATCGGCGTGGCCCGGCTGCATTCCGGCCAGAACGACCGCATCGACGCCATGCTGGCCCGCATCCAGAACGAGCTGTTCGATCTGGGCGCCGACCTCGCCACGCCTCTGGATCCGCCGCCGAAATGGGAGGCGCTGCGCATCGTCGCCTCGCAGATCGACCGGCTGGAGGCCGAGATCGACTGGATGAACGAGAGCCTGAAGGCGCTGGACAGCTTCATCCTGCCGGGCGGCTCGCCCTTGGCCACCTATCTGCATCTGGCGCGCACCGTGGCGCGCCGGGCCGAGCGTGACGCCATCCGTCTGGTCGAGACCGGAACCCCGGTGACGCACGAGGCCCTGCGCTATCTGAACCGCCTGTCCGACCACCTGTTCGTCGCCGCCCGACGCGCCAATCGCAACGGGGCGGACGATGTGAAATGGGTTCCGGGCGGGACGCGCTAG